From Pseudomonas poae, the proteins below share one genomic window:
- the zipA gene encoding cell division protein ZipA has protein sequence MEIGLREWLIVIGIIVIAGILFDGWRRMRGGKGKLKFRLDRNLSNLPDDDGSAELLGPPRVLDTHKEPQLDEHDLPSMSAPLREAREPSSKRGKRASAAVAEPHQGDLNLDVDDGPSFSSRDDDFPDENAGKNAPRQSVNDQPAAEEVLVISVICRDSAGFKGPALLQNILESGLRFGEMDIFHRHESMAGNGEVLFSMANAVKPGTFDLDDIDLFSTPAVSFFLGLPGPRHPKQAFDVMVAAARKLSQELNGELKDDQRSVLTAQTIEHYRQRIVEFERRALTQKR, from the coding sequence ATGGAAATCGGTCTGCGCGAGTGGCTGATCGTCATCGGCATTATTGTCATTGCCGGTATTCTTTTTGATGGCTGGCGCCGCATGCGCGGTGGCAAGGGCAAGCTCAAATTCCGCCTGGACCGCAACCTGTCCAACTTGCCCGATGATGACGGCAGCGCCGAGCTGCTGGGGCCGCCCCGTGTGCTCGATACCCATAAAGAGCCGCAGCTGGACGAGCACGACTTGCCGTCGATGAGCGCACCCTTGCGTGAAGCCCGCGAGCCGTCCTCCAAGCGTGGCAAGCGCGCCAGCGCGGCCGTAGCCGAACCGCATCAGGGCGACCTCAACCTCGACGTGGATGACGGCCCGAGCTTCAGCAGCCGCGACGATGATTTCCCGGACGAAAACGCCGGCAAGAACGCACCGCGCCAATCGGTCAACGATCAGCCGGCTGCCGAAGAAGTTTTGGTGATCAGTGTGATCTGCCGCGACAGCGCCGGCTTCAAAGGCCCGGCGCTGTTGCAGAACATCCTGGAAAGCGGCCTGCGTTTTGGCGAGATGGATATTTTCCACCGTCACGAAAGCATGGCCGGTAATGGCGAAGTGCTGTTCTCCATGGCCAACGCAGTCAAGCCGGGCACCTTCGACCTGGACGATATCGACCTGTTCAGCACCCCGGCAGTGAGCTTCTTCCTCGGCCTGCCAGGCCCGCGTCACCCGAAACAGGCGTTCGACGTGATGGTGGCGGCAGCCCGCAAGCTGTCCCAGGAACTCAACGGCGAGCTCAAGGACGATCAACGCAGCGTCCTGACCGCCCAGACCATCGAGCACTACCGCCAGCGCATCGTCGAGTTCGAGCGTCGTGCCTTGACACAGAAACGCTGA
- a CDS encoding VOC family protein — MNTLAHYFLLYVDSPATSANFYSRLLGKPPVELNPTFALFILDNGVKLGLWSRHTVEPAAQFTGGGGELGFSLPNQAAVDALHAQWVERGATIIQSPTALDFGYTFVAQDLDGHRLRAFCLSD, encoded by the coding sequence ATGAACACCCTCGCCCATTACTTCCTGCTGTACGTCGATAGCCCGGCCACCAGTGCCAACTTCTATAGCCGCCTGCTGGGCAAGCCGCCGGTGGAGCTGAACCCGACGTTTGCGCTGTTCATCCTCGACAACGGCGTGAAGCTGGGGCTGTGGTCGCGGCATACCGTGGAACCGGCCGCCCAGTTCACCGGTGGCGGCGGTGAACTGGGCTTCTCGCTGCCCAACCAGGCCGCCGTGGATGCCTTGCACGCGCAGTGGGTTGAGCGTGGCGCGACGATCATTCAATCACCGACCGCGCTGGATTTCGGCTACACCTTCGTCGCCCAGGACCTGGACGGCCACCGCTTGCGGGCGTTTTGCCTGAGCGACTGA
- the recR gene encoding recombination mediator RecR: protein MSFSPLIRQLIDALRTLPGVGQKTAQRMALQLLERDRSGGTRLAQALSQAMTGVGHCRQCRTLTEEELCPQCADPRRDDTLLCVVEGPMDVYAVEQTGYRGRYFVLKGHLSPLDGLGPEAIGIPQLVARIEEQGTFAEVILATNPTVEGEATAHYIAQLLTNKGLITSRIAHGVPLGGELELVDGGTLAHSFAGRKPIAL from the coding sequence ATGAGCTTCAGCCCCCTGATTCGCCAACTGATCGACGCGCTGCGCACTTTGCCAGGCGTCGGCCAGAAAACCGCCCAACGCATGGCGCTGCAACTGCTGGAGCGTGATCGCAGCGGCGGCACGCGGTTGGCCCAGGCCCTGAGCCAGGCCATGACCGGGGTCGGCCATTGCCGCCAGTGCCGCACCCTGACCGAAGAAGAACTCTGCCCGCAATGCGCCGACCCGCGCCGCGACGATACGCTGCTGTGCGTGGTGGAAGGGCCGATGGACGTGTATGCGGTGGAGCAGACCGGTTATCGCGGGCGCTACTTTGTGCTCAAGGGCCATTTGTCGCCGCTGGACGGCCTGGGGCCGGAGGCGATTGGTATTCCGCAATTGGTGGCGCGGATTGAAGAGCAGGGCACCTTTGCCGAGGTGATCTTGGCGACCAACCCGACGGTTGAAGGTGAAGCGACGGCGCATTACATCGCGCAGCTGTTGACCAACAAAGGCTTGATCACCTCGCGTATCGCCCACGGCGTGCCGCTGGGTGGCGAGCTGGAATTGGTGGATGGCGGCACGCTGGCGCACTCATTTGCCGGGCGCAAACCGATCGCCCTCTAA
- a CDS encoding DUF2167 domain-containing protein encodes MNYFRLLLAAAALSLPVAPAFAASTPAPVEASAPAETAEHFLASLKQKTGTVTLPSGIASLKLNDEFYYLDPADTERLLTDGWGNPPGFKTLGMIVPKAVSPLSERGWGVIVSYKDDGHISDEDAAKIDYAELLKQMQEEDEAQNQERKKQGYAGLHLLGWAEPPRYDDSTHKMYWARELKADDADQTTLNYSIRVLGREGVLELNAVAGMADLATVKQEMPKVLAFTNFTDGNLYTDFNPKTDKLASYGLAALVAGGIAAKAGLFAKIGIFLLAAKKFLVVGVVALFAVIRKLFNRNKD; translated from the coding sequence ATGAATTACTTCCGCCTGTTACTGGCGGCAGCCGCTCTGAGCCTGCCTGTCGCACCCGCCTTTGCCGCGTCCACGCCCGCGCCTGTTGAAGCCAGCGCACCGGCCGAAACCGCCGAACACTTTCTCGCGTCGCTCAAGCAAAAGACCGGCACGGTCACCCTGCCCAGTGGCATTGCGAGCCTCAAGCTCAATGACGAGTTCTACTACCTCGACCCCGCCGACACCGAGCGCCTGCTGACCGATGGCTGGGGCAACCCGCCGGGCTTCAAGACCCTGGGCATGATCGTGCCCAAAGCCGTCAGCCCGTTGTCGGAGCGCGGCTGGGGCGTGATCGTCAGCTACAAGGACGACGGGCATATTTCTGACGAGGATGCGGCGAAAATCGACTACGCCGAACTGCTCAAGCAAATGCAGGAAGAAGACGAAGCACAGAACCAGGAACGCAAGAAGCAAGGCTACGCCGGCCTGCACCTGCTGGGCTGGGCCGAGCCGCCGCGCTACGACGACAGCACCCACAAGATGTACTGGGCGCGCGAGCTGAAAGCCGACGACGCCGACCAGACCACCCTTAACTACAGCATCCGCGTGCTGGGCCGCGAAGGCGTCCTGGAACTCAACGCCGTGGCCGGCATGGCCGACCTGGCGACCGTCAAACAGGAAATGCCCAAGGTCCTGGCGTTCACCAACTTCACCGACGGCAACCTGTACACCGACTTCAACCCCAAGACCGACAAGCTGGCCTCTTACGGCCTGGCGGCCCTGGTTGCGGGCGGGATTGCCGCCAAGGCCGGGTTGTTCGCCAAGATCGGCATTTTCCTGCTGGCTGCGAAGAAGTTCCTAGTCGTCGGCGTGGTGGCGCTGTTCGCGGTGATCCGCAAGCTGTTCAATCGCAACAAAGACTAA
- a CDS encoding LysR substrate-binding domain-containing protein encodes MELAQLKMVRAVAQTGSVAQAALQLHCVASNITTRIKQLESELGTPLFIRAGRGLAISAAGEVFLDYCERILALVEESKRAVDATAIPRGTLRIGAVESSASGRLPPLLAEYHRRYPEVNLELVTGAWGQLLDDLQHHRLDVALVASGNKRAKLAHSVVYSERLVLIASASSAPINSAEDLAGRTLLVWPPGCPYRAALENWVKPHDFKPSIASYASWGTIIGCVSAGIGVALAPEGILARYEQANQLASYRFDELQAVDNLLFWHKDTQRHLARDAFAGLLRETFG; translated from the coding sequence ATGGAACTGGCCCAACTGAAAATGGTACGAGCCGTGGCGCAAACCGGCAGCGTGGCCCAGGCCGCCCTGCAATTGCACTGCGTAGCGTCCAACATCACCACGCGCATCAAGCAGTTGGAGAGCGAGTTGGGCACCCCGCTGTTTATCCGCGCCGGGCGTGGGCTGGCGATCAGTGCGGCTGGTGAAGTCTTCCTCGATTACTGTGAGCGCATCCTGGCACTGGTGGAGGAGTCCAAACGCGCCGTCGACGCCACCGCCATCCCGCGTGGCACCCTGCGTATCGGTGCGGTGGAATCCAGCGCCAGCGGCCGCTTGCCACCGCTGCTGGCGGAATACCATCGGCGCTACCCGGAGGTGAACCTGGAACTGGTGACCGGCGCCTGGGGCCAGTTACTCGATGATTTGCAGCACCATCGCCTGGATGTGGCGTTGGTGGCCTCCGGCAACAAACGCGCAAAGCTTGCACACAGCGTGGTCTACAGCGAGCGCCTGGTGCTGATCGCCAGCGCGTCCAGCGCGCCGATCAACAGCGCCGAGGATTTGGCTGGCCGCACCTTGCTGGTGTGGCCGCCCGGCTGCCCGTATCGCGCCGCACTGGAGAACTGGGTCAAGCCCCATGACTTCAAGCCGAGCATCGCCAGCTATGCCAGTTGGGGCACGATCATCGGTTGTGTCAGCGCGGGGATCGGCGTGGCGCTGGCACCGGAAGGCATCCTGGCCCGCTATGAGCAGGCCAATCAACTGGCCTCGTATCGATTCGACGAGTTGCAGGCCGTGGATAACCTGCTGTTCTGGCACAAGGACACCCAGCGCCACCTGGCGCGGGATGCGTTTGCCGGGTTGCTGCGCGAGACGTTCGGCTAA
- a CDS encoding putative zinc-binding metallopeptidase has translation MFRYFEQLSSRIAAPFTAGSSRNSKLWQCRCGQSLFFRNSQCLACQALLGYQPQQSRLSSLQPGPVAGTWLQDDNLDAGAFRRCANLDTPAACNWLIPAHSTAPLCVACSLNRTIPDLSIAENPERWRKVETAKRRLVAQLISLGLQVVPKSVDEDSGLAFDFVGIDLEGNAPTTGHANGLITLDIKEADDEHREKVRVQMREPYRTLLGHFRHEVGHYYWDRLIANSHWLEPFRQLFGDERASYADALDHHYQNGPRPDWQQTCVSAYATMHPWEDWAETWAHYLHMMDAVDTALGFGMSAREMDLDYQPFPLTTLYDPEHPGGTAFLSFVNAWIELAGMLNELSRSMGQPDFYPFVLPPAVIAKLHFIHLVIQEEGGRADEVVQAQ, from the coding sequence ATGTTCCGCTACTTCGAGCAACTCAGTTCGCGCATCGCTGCACCGTTCACGGCGGGTTCATCCCGTAACAGCAAGTTGTGGCAATGCCGTTGTGGGCAATCCCTGTTCTTTCGTAACAGTCAGTGCCTGGCCTGCCAGGCACTGCTGGGTTATCAGCCGCAACAGAGCCGGTTGTCGTCCCTGCAACCCGGGCCTGTCGCGGGCACCTGGCTGCAGGACGATAACCTCGACGCCGGCGCCTTCCGCCGCTGCGCCAACCTCGACACCCCGGCCGCCTGCAACTGGCTGATTCCCGCCCACAGCACCGCGCCATTGTGCGTGGCGTGCAGCCTGAACCGCACCATCCCCGACCTGTCGATCGCGGAAAACCCCGAGCGCTGGCGCAAAGTCGAAACCGCCAAGCGTCGGCTGGTGGCGCAACTGATCAGCCTGGGCCTGCAAGTGGTGCCTAAAAGCGTCGACGAAGACAGCGGCCTGGCCTTTGATTTCGTCGGCATCGACCTGGAAGGCAATGCGCCCACCACCGGCCACGCCAACGGCCTGATCACCCTGGACATCAAGGAAGCCGACGACGAACACCGCGAGAAAGTCCGCGTGCAGATGCGCGAACCGTACCGCACTCTGCTCGGCCATTTTCGCCATGAGGTCGGCCACTACTATTGGGATCGCTTGATCGCCAACAGCCACTGGCTTGAGCCTTTTCGCCAGCTGTTCGGCGACGAACGCGCCAGTTACGCCGACGCACTCGACCATCACTACCAGAACGGCCCACGCCCCGACTGGCAGCAAACCTGCGTCAGCGCCTACGCCACCATGCACCCCTGGGAGGATTGGGCCGAAACCTGGGCGCATTACCTGCACATGATGGACGCCGTCGACACCGCCCTGGGCTTCGGCATGAGTGCCCGCGAGATGGACCTGGATTACCAGCCGTTCCCCCTCACCACCCTCTACGACCCCGAACACCCGGGCGGCACGGCGTTCCTGTCGTTCGTCAACGCCTGGATCGAGCTGGCCGGCATGCTCAACGAGCTGTCGCGCAGCATGGGCCAGCCGGATTTCTACCCCTTCGTGCTGCCGCCAGCGGTGATCGCCAAGCTGCACTTCATCCACCTGGTGATCCAGGAAGAGGGCGGCAGGGCGGACGAGGTGGTACAGGCGCAATAA
- a CDS encoding adenine phosphoribosyltransferase has product MTFDSFDIKSLIRPVIDFPKPGVIFRDITPLFQSPRALRLVADTFAQRYVEADFTHIGAMDARGFLIGSIIAYQLNKPLILFRKQGKLPADVLAEGYQTEYGEAFLEVHADSLCEGDSVLMFDDLIATGGTLIAAANLVRRMGAKIFEAAAIIDLPELGGSQRLEDMGIPTFCLTQFALTER; this is encoded by the coding sequence ATGACTTTCGATTCGTTCGACATCAAATCCCTGATCCGCCCTGTCATCGACTTCCCCAAGCCTGGGGTGATCTTTCGTGACATTACCCCGCTGTTCCAATCGCCCAGGGCCTTGCGCCTGGTGGCCGACACCTTTGCCCAGCGCTATGTCGAAGCCGATTTCACCCACATCGGCGCGATGGATGCTCGCGGCTTCCTGATCGGCTCGATCATCGCCTACCAACTGAACAAACCGCTGATCCTGTTTCGCAAGCAGGGCAAGCTGCCGGCTGACGTGCTGGCCGAGGGTTACCAGACCGAATACGGCGAAGCCTTTCTCGAAGTGCACGCCGACAGCCTGTGCGAAGGCGACTCGGTGCTGATGTTCGATGACCTGATCGCCACCGGCGGCACCTTGATTGCAGCGGCCAACCTGGTGCGGCGCATGGGCGCGAAGATCTTCGAAGCGGCGGCGATTATCGACCTGCCGGAGCTGGGCGGCTCGCAGCGCCTGGAAGATATGGGCATACCGACGTTTTGCCTGACGCAGTTTGCGTTGACTGAACGGTAA
- a CDS encoding acyl-CoA dehydrogenase family protein, translated as MSAYQDYFDPSHQLIRDSVRRFVEREMLPGIEQWEEAESFPRELYLKAGAAGLLGIGYPEALGGSHEGDLFAKVAASEELMRCGSAGVVAGLGSLDIGLPPLVKWARPEVRERVAPQVLAGEKIIALAVTEPGGGSDVANLQTRAVRDGEHYRVSGSKTFITSGIRADFYTVAVRTGGPGFAGISLLLIEKNTPGFTVGQPLKKMGWWASDTAELFFDDCPVPVGDLIGAENMGFACIMGNFQSERLALALMANMTAQLALEESLKWASQREAFGKPIGKFQVLKHRLAEMATAVEVSREFTYRQAAKMAAGKSVIKEISMAKNFATDTADRVTYDAVQILGGQGYMRGSLVERLYRDNRILSIGGGTREVMNEIISKQMGL; from the coding sequence ATGTCTGCCTACCAGGACTACTTCGACCCCAGCCACCAATTGATCCGCGACAGCGTGCGCCGTTTCGTCGAGCGCGAGATGTTGCCGGGCATCGAGCAATGGGAAGAGGCCGAAAGCTTTCCTCGCGAGCTGTACCTCAAGGCAGGCGCAGCGGGGCTTCTCGGTATCGGTTACCCCGAAGCCTTGGGCGGCAGCCACGAAGGTGATCTGTTCGCCAAAGTCGCGGCCAGCGAAGAACTGATGCGCTGCGGGTCCGCTGGCGTGGTGGCGGGCTTGGGCTCGCTGGATATCGGCTTGCCGCCGCTGGTCAAATGGGCGCGGCCCGAGGTGCGCGAACGGGTGGCGCCGCAGGTGTTGGCAGGTGAGAAGATCATTGCGCTGGCCGTTACCGAGCCGGGTGGCGGCTCCGATGTGGCCAACCTGCAGACCCGTGCCGTGCGCGACGGCGAGCATTACCGCGTGAGCGGCAGCAAGACGTTTATCACCAGCGGCATTCGTGCCGACTTCTACACCGTCGCTGTGCGCACCGGCGGGCCGGGCTTTGCCGGCATCAGCCTGTTGCTGATCGAGAAAAACACCCCAGGGTTCACCGTCGGCCAGCCCCTGAAGAAAATGGGCTGGTGGGCGTCGGACACGGCTGAATTATTCTTCGACGATTGCCCAGTGCCTGTCGGCGATTTGATTGGCGCCGAGAACATGGGCTTCGCCTGCATCATGGGCAACTTCCAGAGCGAACGCCTGGCCTTGGCCCTGATGGCCAATATGACCGCGCAGCTGGCCTTGGAGGAAAGCCTCAAGTGGGCCAGCCAACGGGAGGCGTTCGGCAAGCCTATCGGCAAGTTCCAGGTGCTCAAGCATCGCCTGGCGGAAATGGCCACGGCGGTGGAAGTCTCGCGGGAATTCACCTACCGCCAGGCGGCGAAGATGGCCGCCGGCAAAAGTGTGATCAAGGAGATCTCCATGGCCAAGAACTTCGCCACGGATACCGCCGATCGCGTCACCTATGATGCCGTGCAGATCCTCGGCGGCCAGGGCTATATGCGCGGCAGCCTGGTGGAGCGGCTGTACCGCGACAACCGCATTCTGTCCATCGGTGGCGGCACTCGCGAGGTGATGAATGAAATCATCAGCAAGCAGATGGGGCTCTGA
- a CDS encoding transporter substrate-binding domain-containing protein has translation MRVVLGALWMITTASLAAPAPLCFSVSDSWAMPMVQLEDGRPTQGILYDLMLSLATQVGRPAQFHVLARARISAAMQHGDIDVRCYVTQAWFDNMSGDYTWSIPLMVQRNLLVSTQAPVQPVQVSKLPPQSIGTVLNYRYATLDPLFAAGQLTRDDARSEEQVLHKLVAGRFKYAVSNEWILDRFNQHMPTGKKLHKIAVIDEQRVGCTVRNDPNVPVQRILRTLLRMQMSGEIDAIIRLYTGEHPEPLHTPDKN, from the coding sequence ATGCGCGTAGTCCTGGGCGCTTTATGGATGATCACCACGGCCAGCCTGGCGGCACCCGCGCCGCTGTGTTTCTCGGTTTCCGACAGCTGGGCGATGCCCATGGTGCAGTTGGAGGACGGCCGGCCCACCCAGGGTATTTTGTATGACTTGATGTTGAGCCTGGCCACCCAGGTCGGCCGCCCGGCGCAGTTCCATGTGCTGGCGCGGGCGCGTATCTCGGCGGCCATGCAGCACGGCGATATCGACGTGCGCTGTTATGTCACCCAGGCCTGGTTCGACAATATGTCCGGGGATTACACCTGGAGCATCCCCCTGATGGTGCAGCGCAACCTGTTGGTCAGCACCCAGGCTCCCGTGCAGCCGGTACAGGTGAGCAAACTGCCGCCCCAATCGATCGGTACGGTGCTCAATTATCGCTACGCCACGCTCGACCCGCTGTTTGCCGCCGGTCAACTGACCCGCGACGACGCCCGCAGCGAAGAACAGGTGCTGCACAAGCTGGTGGCCGGGCGTTTCAAGTATGCGGTGAGCAACGAATGGATACTCGACCGCTTCAACCAGCACATGCCCACCGGCAAAAAATTGCACAAAATCGCCGTGATCGACGAGCAGCGCGTCGGCTGCACCGTGCGCAATGACCCGAACGTGCCGGTGCAGCGGATCCTGCGCACCCTGCTGCGGATGCAGATGTCAGGCGAGATCGATGCAATCATCCGGTTGTACACCGGCGAACACCCGGAGCCCCTGCACACTCCTGACAAGAACTGA
- a CDS encoding NADP-dependent oxidoreductase: MPQEPILNQRIVLVSRPQGAPTPENFRLERVNLPELADGQVLLKTLYLSLDPYMRGRMSDAPSYAAPVEIDEVMTGGAVSRIEQSRNPKFEVGDLVVGATGWQSHSISDGRNLMPVPKGLASPSMALGVLGMPGMTAYMGLMDIGQPTAGETLVVAAASGAVGSVVGQVAKLKGLRVVGIAGGADKCRYVVDELGFDACIDHKSAEFADELAQACFKGVDIYFENVGGKVFDAVLPLLNPKARIPLCGLIAGYNAHEAPSGPDRLPALQRTLLTKRVRIQGFIVFDDYGDRQPEFLSAMAPWVRDGKIKFREDVVDGLEQAPEAFIGLLEGRNFGKLVVRVAQD, encoded by the coding sequence ATGCCTCAAGAACCGATTCTCAACCAGCGCATTGTCCTGGTCTCGCGCCCCCAAGGTGCACCGACCCCGGAGAACTTTCGCCTGGAGCGTGTGAACCTGCCGGAGTTGGCAGACGGCCAGGTCCTTTTGAAAACCCTGTACCTGTCCCTCGACCCTTACATGCGCGGACGCATGAGCGACGCTCCGTCCTACGCAGCGCCGGTGGAAATCGATGAAGTGATGACCGGTGGTGCTGTCAGCCGTATCGAGCAGTCGCGCAATCCAAAATTCGAAGTGGGCGACCTGGTGGTCGGTGCCACCGGCTGGCAGAGCCACAGCATCTCCGATGGTCGCAACCTGATGCCGGTGCCCAAGGGCCTGGCCAGCCCGTCCATGGCCTTGGGTGTGCTGGGCATGCCCGGCATGACCGCGTACATGGGCCTGATGGACATCGGCCAGCCCACGGCTGGGGAAACCCTGGTGGTGGCGGCAGCCTCCGGCGCCGTGGGCTCGGTGGTGGGGCAGGTGGCCAAGCTCAAGGGCTTGCGCGTGGTCGGTATTGCGGGCGGCGCCGACAAGTGCCGCTATGTGGTGGACGAATTGGGCTTTGATGCCTGTATCGACCACAAGAGCGCGGAGTTTGCCGACGAACTGGCCCAGGCCTGTTTCAAGGGCGTGGATATCTACTTCGAAAACGTCGGCGGTAAGGTATTCGATGCGGTGCTGCCGCTGCTCAACCCCAAGGCGCGCATTCCGCTGTGCGGATTGATCGCCGGCTACAATGCCCATGAGGCGCCAAGCGGGCCTGACCGATTGCCTGCGTTGCAACGCACTTTGCTGACCAAGCGGGTGCGCATCCAGGGCTTTATCGTGTTTGATGACTATGGCGATCGCCAGCCTGAATTCCTCAGCGCCATGGCGCCATGGGTGCGCGATGGCAAGATCAAGTTCCGTGAGGACGTGGTCGATGGCCTGGAGCAAGCGCCTGAAGCCTTTATCGGTTTGCTGGAAGGGCGCAACTTCGGCAAGTTGGTGGTACGCGTCGCACAGGATTGA
- a CDS encoding YbaB/EbfC family nucleoid-associated protein: MMKGGMAGLMKQAQQMQEKMAKMQEELANAEVTGKAGGDMVSVVMTGRHDIKRVSIDPSVLPGVGEDDLEMLEALFAAAVNDAVRKIEANSQEKMGGVTAGMQLPPGMKLPF; the protein is encoded by the coding sequence ATGATGAAAGGTGGCATGGCCGGCCTGATGAAGCAGGCGCAGCAGATGCAGGAAAAAATGGCCAAGATGCAGGAAGAACTGGCCAACGCCGAAGTCACCGGTAAAGCCGGTGGCGATATGGTCAGCGTGGTGATGACCGGTCGTCACGACATCAAGCGCGTGAGCATCGACCCAAGCGTATTGCCAGGCGTAGGCGAAGATGACCTGGAAATGCTCGAGGCGCTGTTCGCCGCGGCCGTCAACGACGCCGTGCGCAAGATCGAAGCCAACAGCCAGGAAAAAATGGGCGGCGTGACCGCCGGCATGCAATTGCCACCGGGCATGAAGCTGCCGTTCTGA
- a CDS encoding DMT family transporter, which produces MNPPSPVKLTLVVASVILCWAYSPIGVHLGLHSYSPGQLALLRFLIASVFMGAVALVLGIGRPRLRDLPWLLVLGFFGVFLHHTSLNYGQQWVTAAASSVLAQSAPLCSVLIAFFCLKEGVSAWRWGCVLLGLLGVLVVIWGDQGVADINPRGLLILLAALSWSVYFALQKHYAHRYSPLTMACYMVWAGTLMLAVNLPGLPAAVVQAPLAENLAVLVLGVFPSALAYLAWGYVLKHVEVSRASVAMYLIPPVAMLMAATLLGEHIAVQVVLGGVIVLASVAAISLEGRWRSVAQAKRPQAVAVQVLGDEGVAEIQRGR; this is translated from the coding sequence ATGAATCCCCCTTCACCCGTAAAGCTAACGCTAGTTGTCGCCAGCGTCATCCTCTGTTGGGCGTATTCGCCGATTGGCGTGCACCTGGGGCTGCACAGCTATAGCCCCGGCCAGTTGGCGTTGCTGCGGTTTTTGATCGCCTCGGTGTTTATGGGCGCGGTGGCACTGGTGCTGGGCATCGGTCGGCCGCGCCTGCGGGATCTGCCGTGGTTGCTGGTGCTGGGGTTTTTCGGGGTGTTCCTGCATCACACCAGCCTCAATTACGGGCAGCAATGGGTGACGGCGGCCGCGTCCAGCGTGCTGGCACAGTCGGCGCCACTGTGCAGCGTGCTGATTGCGTTTTTCTGCTTGAAGGAGGGGGTCAGCGCCTGGCGCTGGGGCTGCGTGCTGCTGGGGCTGCTCGGCGTGCTGGTGGTGATCTGGGGGGATCAGGGCGTGGCGGATATCAACCCGCGTGGCTTGCTGATCCTGCTGGCGGCGCTGTCCTGGAGCGTGTACTTCGCCCTGCAGAAGCACTATGCCCACCGCTACAGCCCACTGACCATGGCGTGCTACATGGTGTGGGCGGGCACGCTGATGCTCGCCGTGAACCTGCCGGGCCTGCCAGCCGCCGTGGTGCAGGCGCCGTTGGCGGAAAACCTGGCGGTGCTAGTGCTCGGGGTTTTCCCCAGCGCACTGGCGTACCTGGCCTGGGGTTATGTGTTGAAACATGTCGAGGTCAGCCGCGCCTCGGTGGCGATGTACCTGATCCCGCCGGTGGCCATGCTGATGGCCGCGACGCTGCTGGGCGAGCACATTGCCGTGCAGGTGGTGCTCGGCGGTGTGATCGTGCTGGCCAGCGTGGCGGCCATCAGCCTGGAAGGGCGCTGGCGGTCAGTCGCTCAGGCAAAACGCCCGCAAGCGGTGGCCGTCCAGGTCCTGGGCGACGAAGGTGTAGCCGAAATCCAGCGCGGTCGGTGA